The following are from one region of the Vibrio rarus genome:
- the gluQRS gene encoding tRNA glutamyl-Q(34) synthetase GluQRS: MHYTGRFAPSPSGPLHFGSLVAALGSYFQAKSQHGRWLVRMEDLDPPREMPGAATLILQTLERYHLHWDGEVVYQSLRHHLYQQQINDWLSQQKAYYCQCTRKQIKQDGGYYRGHCRSKQLNSSGCSVRIKIDTPITEFFDLKHGHIALPQAIAEEDFIIKRRDGLFAYNLAVVIDDIEQGVTEVVRGADLIEPTGRQISLYHLLGAKPVSYLHLPLAVTATGAKLSKQNHASGISLENPIPTLIEAMRFLGFTLEKELESASIEQILAWGVNQWHLAQLTKETQVTTLFSNRVS, translated from the coding sequence ATGCATTACACTGGACGATTTGCCCCTTCCCCTTCTGGCCCGTTGCATTTTGGTTCGCTAGTCGCCGCTTTAGGTAGCTATTTCCAAGCCAAATCTCAACATGGCCGCTGGCTTGTACGTATGGAAGACCTTGACCCACCAAGAGAAATGCCCGGCGCAGCCACTCTAATTTTGCAAACACTAGAGCGCTATCACCTGCATTGGGATGGCGAGGTAGTGTATCAAAGCCTGCGACACCATCTGTATCAACAACAAATTAATGATTGGTTATCACAGCAAAAAGCCTACTATTGCCAATGTACCCGTAAACAAATTAAACAAGACGGTGGTTACTACCGTGGGCACTGTCGTAGTAAACAGCTGAACTCAAGTGGGTGCTCTGTTCGTATTAAAATAGATACCCCTATTACTGAGTTTTTCGATCTCAAACACGGCCATATTGCTCTTCCGCAAGCCATTGCAGAAGAAGACTTTATTATTAAACGCCGTGATGGATTATTTGCCTATAACCTTGCTGTCGTCATTGATGATATTGAACAAGGGGTCACTGAAGTGGTGCGTGGTGCCGACCTTATCGAGCCCACAGGCCGGCAAATTAGCCTATATCATTTACTCGGGGCTAAGCCGGTGAGTTACCTACACCTACCTCTAGCGGTTACCGCAACAGGTGCTAAGTTATCCAAACAAAATCACGCTAGCGGCATTAGCTTAGAGAACCCTATCCCCACCTTAATTGAGGCGATGCGCTTTTTAGGTTTTACACTGGAAAAAGAGCTGGAATCTGCGTCAATTGAGCAAATTCTCGCCTGGGGAGTCAATCAATGGCACTTAGCTCAGCTAACAAAAGAGACTCAAGTCACAACCTTGTTCTCAAATCGAGTCAGCTAG
- a CDS encoding ABC transporter permease, producing the protein MYSVYWTAFKSLLRKEINRFTRIWVQTLVPPAITMTLYFIIFGNLIGSRIGQMNGFSYMEYIVPGLIMMSVITNSYSNVASSFFSAKFQKNIEELLVAPVPTYVIIAGFVMGGVVRGLLVGTIVTIVSLFFVDLQVHHWGIIIATVFMTSVVFSLGGLINAVFAGTFDDISIIPTFILTPLTYLGGVFYSINLLPEFWQGISKINPIVYMVNAFRYGFLGVSDVDIVSSFSVLTIFVAVLFAVAYRLVDKGIGLRT; encoded by the coding sequence ATGTATTCAGTATATTGGACTGCATTTAAAAGTTTATTAAGAAAAGAGATCAACCGATTTACACGCATTTGGGTACAAACATTAGTCCCACCTGCTATAACGATGACGCTCTATTTTATTATATTTGGTAATTTAATTGGTTCACGTATCGGGCAAATGAATGGCTTTAGCTATATGGAATATATAGTGCCCGGCTTGATCATGATGAGCGTGATCACCAATTCATACTCAAATGTCGCTTCATCATTTTTTAGTGCTAAATTTCAAAAGAATATTGAAGAGTTATTAGTTGCCCCTGTACCTACCTATGTAATTATTGCTGGTTTTGTTATGGGAGGGGTAGTACGAGGATTATTGGTGGGTACCATAGTTACCATAGTCTCTTTGTTCTTTGTCGATTTACAGGTACATCATTGGGGCATAATTATTGCGACTGTCTTTATGACATCGGTAGTCTTCTCTTTAGGAGGGCTTATTAATGCGGTTTTTGCTGGAACCTTTGATGATATTTCTATTATACCGACCTTTATCTTGACGCCATTAACTTATTTAGGTGGTGTATTTTACTCAATTAATCTATTGCCTGAGTTTTGGCAGGGTATCTCAAAAATAAATCCAATAGTGTATATGGTAAATGCATTTCGCTATGGATTTTTAGGGGTATCTGATGTGGATATAGTCAGCTCATTTTCGGTGCTGACGATCTTTGTCGCTGTATTGTTTGCTGTAGCCTATCGTTTAGTCGATAAAGGTATTGGATTAAGAACTTAA
- the sfsA gene encoding DNA/RNA nuclease SfsA: MEFYPNLQKGTLLKRYKRFLADLALDDGSQITIHCANTGAMTGCAVPDSTVWYSTSDNPKRKYPNSWEITETAQGHRICVNTLRANTLAVEGIEQGVIQELSGYDELTTEQKYGAENSRIDILLRSHNKVDCYVEVKSVTLLDENNEGLGQFPDSVTTRGQKHLRELIEVTKSGQRAVLLFIVLHSGIEKVSPALHIDGRYSTLLKQAQNAGVEVICYKANLSVNCIKMSHKLPFHML, translated from the coding sequence ATGGAATTTTATCCTAACCTGCAAAAAGGCACCTTACTCAAGCGCTATAAACGTTTCTTAGCGGATCTTGCTTTAGACGACGGTTCACAAATCACCATTCATTGTGCCAATACTGGGGCGATGACAGGTTGCGCAGTGCCGGATAGCACTGTGTGGTATTCCACCTCTGATAACCCAAAACGTAAATACCCAAATAGCTGGGAAATCACAGAGACCGCGCAAGGGCATAGAATTTGTGTGAATACCTTACGCGCAAACACTTTAGCTGTAGAGGGAATAGAGCAAGGGGTAATACAAGAGCTATCAGGTTATGATGAATTAACCACAGAACAAAAGTACGGTGCTGAAAACAGTCGTATTGATATACTGCTACGTTCTCACAACAAAGTAGATTGCTACGTTGAAGTTAAGAGTGTGACACTACTTGATGAAAATAATGAAGGGTTAGGTCAATTTCCTGATTCTGTTACCACTCGAGGTCAAAAACATCTACGAGAGTTGATCGAGGTAACAAAATCTGGACAAAGAGCCGTACTTTTATTCATTGTTTTGCATTCAGGCATTGAAAAGGTGTCTCCGGCACTCCATATAGATGGGCGTTATTCCACTTTACTTAAACAAGCCCAAAACGCCGGCGTTGAAGTAATTTGTTACAAAGCCAATTTATCCGTTAACTGCATAAAAATGTCGCACAAGTTGCCGTTTCATATGCTTTAA
- the dksA gene encoding RNA polymerase-binding protein DksA, which translates to MPESKKKTLGILAIAGVEPYKEQAGEEYMSPEQTAHFTKILGAWRDQLREDVERTVVHMQDEAANFPDPVDRASQEEEFSLELRNRDRERRLIKKIEKTLNKIEEDEFGFCDSCGVEIGIRRLEARPTADLCIDCKTLAELKEKQMQG; encoded by the coding sequence ATGCCAGAATCTAAGAAAAAAACGCTAGGCATTCTAGCCATAGCAGGTGTTGAGCCGTACAAAGAACAAGCTGGTGAAGAGTACATGTCACCAGAACAGACGGCTCACTTTACAAAAATTTTAGGCGCTTGGCGCGACCAATTGCGCGAAGATGTAGAACGTACAGTTGTACACATGCAAGACGAAGCAGCTAACTTCCCCGATCCTGTAGACCGTGCGTCACAGGAAGAAGAGTTTAGCTTGGAGTTGCGTAACCGCGACCGTGAGCGCCGCTTGATCAAGAAGATCGAGAAAACGCTAAACAAAATCGAAGAAGATGAATTTGGCTTCTGCGATTCTTGTGGTGTTGAGATTGGCATTCGTCGTCTTGAAGCTCGCCCTACAGCTGATCTTTGCATTGATTGCAAAACTCTAGCCGAGCTAAAAGAAAAACAAATGCAAGGCTAG
- the folK gene encoding 2-amino-4-hydroxy-6-hydroxymethyldihydropteridine diphosphokinase produces MKTVYIAVGSNLGDPVAQTKLAIKSLQKLPNSQVLSASSLYSSTPMGPQNQPDYINAVVKIATTLLPLELLDQTQKIENEQGRVRKDERWGPRTLDLDILLYADETINLPRLIVPHYGMKVREFVLYPLLEIEPNLILPDGSALTELIKSVDRNGLQVWG; encoded by the coding sequence ATGAAAACCGTATATATAGCCGTTGGTAGCAATTTAGGCGATCCTGTTGCCCAAACAAAACTGGCAATAAAAAGCTTACAAAAGCTACCTAATAGCCAAGTATTATCAGCCTCATCACTGTATAGCAGTACACCTATGGGGCCACAAAACCAACCCGATTACATTAATGCGGTGGTAAAAATAGCCACGACACTGCTTCCTCTTGAGTTGTTAGATCAGACGCAAAAAATAGAGAATGAACAGGGGCGTGTACGTAAAGATGAACGGTGGGGTCCTAGAACTCTCGACCTTGATATCCTTCTTTACGCTGATGAAACCATCAATCTACCGCGATTAATCGTCCCTCATTATGGCATGAAGGTAAGAGAGTTTGTCCTCTACCCTCTGCTAGAAATTGAACCAAACTTAATACTTCCAGACGGAAGTGCACTGACTGAGTTAATCAAGTCCGTAGACCGAAACGGCTTACAAGTGTGGGGCTAA
- a CDS encoding ABC transporter ATP-binding protein translates to MYALEIENLRKTYKGGFEALKGVSLQVKKGDFYALLGPNGAGKSTTIGIISSLVNKTSGEVSVFGYNLSKDLELAKQYLGLVPQEFNFNMFETVEQIVLQQAGYYGVSRADAKQRAKKYLSQLDLWDKRHERARSLSGGMKRRLMIVRALMHEPKLLILDEPTAGVDIELRRSMWGFLQKINEEGITIILTTHYLEEAETLCRNIGIINRGELIENTSMKNLLNKLQVETFILDLEEGAEPKPLHDVVSQHFINGSLEIELKHKQGLNHVFSQLTDAGIKVLSMRNKANRLEELFVTIVREQAKEKQ, encoded by the coding sequence ATGTACGCATTAGAAATAGAGAATCTACGAAAAACCTATAAAGGTGGCTTTGAAGCGCTGAAAGGCGTCTCTCTTCAAGTAAAAAAAGGCGACTTTTATGCTTTGTTAGGGCCTAACGGTGCCGGCAAGTCAACAACCATTGGTATCATTTCTTCTTTAGTGAATAAAACGTCTGGGGAAGTGTCTGTTTTTGGATACAACCTAAGTAAAGATTTGGAATTGGCGAAACAATACTTAGGCTTAGTGCCGCAAGAGTTTAACTTCAACATGTTTGAGACCGTAGAGCAAATTGTCTTACAACAAGCGGGTTATTACGGCGTATCTAGAGCGGATGCAAAACAGAGAGCGAAGAAGTACCTATCACAGCTGGATTTATGGGATAAACGCCATGAGAGAGCACGCAGTTTATCCGGTGGCATGAAACGCCGTCTAATGATTGTACGAGCGTTAATGCATGAACCTAAGCTACTTATCCTCGATGAACCTACCGCGGGTGTAGACATCGAACTACGTCGCTCTATGTGGGGGTTCTTACAAAAGATTAACGAAGAAGGGATAACCATTATCCTAACAACCCATTATTTGGAAGAGGCGGAAACGCTATGTCGAAATATCGGTATTATCAATCGTGGTGAATTAATTGAAAATACCAGCATGAAAAACTTGCTAAATAAACTGCAGGTCGAAACCTTTATTCTCGATTTAGAAGAGGGTGCCGAGCCTAAACCTTTACATGATGTAGTAAGCCAGCATTTTATTAATGGCTCTCTAGAGATTGAATTGAAGCATAAGCAAGGGTTAAACCATGTCTTTTCTCAACTTACCGATGCCGGCATAAAAGTGCTGTCAATGCGTAATAAAGCCAACCGCTTAGAAGAGTTATTTGTCACCATAGTGCGAGAGCAAGCAAAGGAAAAACAGTAA
- the hrpB gene encoding ATP-dependent helicase HrpB → MTQALSNLPIHAILDDIVTSLVQYPQLIIQAPPGAGKSTYLPLQLLLNPNWNGKIIMLEPRRLAAKSIASYIASQLNEPVGQRVGYRIRGESRTCATTRLEIVTEGVLTRMIQGDPELNGVDMLLFDEFHERSIHADLGLALALEVQQVFNEQLTIVVMSATLDQTGLQLLLPDAVVHTSKGRGYPIEQRYAPLQANQNLIAHICQQTIKALNDESGSILLFLPSVGLINACCDSLTTQLSSLANVSVLPLHGGLDFSAQQRAIQPCSDQQRKIVVTTNIAETSLTIEGVRIVIDSGLENRASFDLNSGVTRLEQRWISQSSAVQRAGRAGRTEAGVCIRLYSESQFKQNPQHTTPEIMRSDLCSLILEAVQWGSADLEGMQWVDQPPASAVQAACTLLQSLTLLTSDLTLTQQGKRALQLGVEPRLAAMLARAPSSMFHTALATAVVLEEPMRNSDDISLQVSLLLDRKHPKQKVLKRRADNLANRIGQKFTLTSVKNSDIGVCLSFAFPDRIGLRRAINSSQYQLASGHGAFVDESSPLCANEFLVVAHLQKGRQSSSRVLAAAKVTLAELEQYHTLQQKQVLQWNEHKQGLLAEHQRCLGQLIIQRKSIPSAELASDALAQGMLDYVAKKGLTVLPWSKESMALLNRVNCAKQWLPEMPWPDWSDSVLLDTMSTWLLPYLEGIRSVKGLQSLNMLNILNAALAWPLNQHIDTLLPKGIKVPSGSMKMLHYSVGQPPRLAVKLQEMFGEPQSPTVAEGRVKITLELLSPAQRPLQVTQDLAGFWSGAYKEVQKEMKGRYPKHPWPDDPASHQATSKTKRHLK, encoded by the coding sequence TTGACTCAAGCTCTATCCAATTTGCCCATTCACGCTATCTTAGATGATATTGTCACTTCTTTAGTGCAGTACCCTCAGCTCATCATTCAAGCGCCTCCAGGGGCAGGCAAGTCCACTTATTTGCCATTGCAATTACTGCTAAATCCTAACTGGAATGGCAAAATCATCATGCTTGAACCAAGACGCTTGGCGGCCAAAAGCATCGCCAGTTATATTGCTTCGCAGTTAAATGAACCTGTGGGTCAACGAGTAGGGTATCGGATTCGAGGCGAGAGCCGAACGTGCGCGACAACGCGATTAGAAATTGTGACTGAAGGGGTACTTACGCGCATGATCCAAGGGGATCCTGAGCTTAATGGTGTTGACATGCTGCTGTTTGATGAATTTCATGAACGAAGCATTCATGCAGATCTTGGGTTAGCGCTGGCATTAGAAGTGCAGCAGGTATTTAATGAGCAACTGACGATCGTTGTGATGTCGGCCACCCTTGATCAAACCGGTTTACAGCTATTGCTTCCTGATGCCGTTGTGCATACCTCTAAGGGACGAGGCTACCCTATTGAGCAACGGTACGCCCCATTGCAAGCGAATCAAAACCTTATCGCACATATTTGTCAGCAGACCATTAAAGCGCTCAATGATGAATCGGGGTCAATCTTGCTCTTTTTGCCAAGTGTCGGCCTAATTAATGCTTGCTGTGACTCATTAACCACACAGTTGTCATCCCTTGCAAACGTCAGTGTGTTGCCACTGCATGGAGGCTTGGATTTTTCAGCTCAGCAGCGCGCTATTCAACCTTGTAGTGACCAACAAAGGAAGATAGTCGTCACCACCAATATTGCTGAGACCTCATTAACCATTGAAGGGGTGAGAATTGTTATCGACAGTGGGTTGGAAAATCGAGCGAGCTTTGACTTAAACAGTGGTGTGACACGTTTAGAGCAGCGCTGGATATCTCAGTCATCTGCAGTGCAACGGGCCGGTCGTGCGGGCCGAACAGAGGCAGGGGTATGTATTCGACTCTATTCTGAATCGCAATTTAAACAAAACCCGCAACATACAACACCTGAGATTATGCGTAGCGATCTATGCAGTTTAATTCTTGAGGCTGTGCAGTGGGGCAGTGCGGATCTTGAGGGGATGCAGTGGGTAGACCAACCTCCAGCTTCTGCGGTACAAGCGGCTTGCACTCTTTTGCAGAGCTTAACCTTGCTTACTTCTGACTTAACCCTGACTCAGCAAGGGAAGCGCGCTCTACAATTGGGCGTAGAACCGCGCCTTGCCGCTATGCTCGCACGAGCACCATCGTCTATGTTTCATACCGCATTAGCCACGGCTGTTGTGTTAGAAGAACCCATGAGAAATAGCGATGATATTAGTTTGCAAGTGAGTCTTTTACTAGATAGAAAACACCCAAAACAGAAGGTATTAAAGCGTAGAGCCGATAATTTGGCCAATCGAATTGGGCAAAAATTCACTCTTACGTCGGTGAAAAATAGCGATATAGGGGTCTGTTTAAGTTTTGCGTTTCCGGATCGTATCGGTTTGCGCCGTGCCATCAACAGCTCTCAATATCAACTGGCTTCAGGTCATGGTGCGTTTGTGGATGAGAGTAGCCCTTTATGCGCTAACGAGTTTTTAGTGGTGGCCCACTTGCAAAAAGGCCGTCAATCTTCAAGTCGAGTGTTGGCCGCAGCCAAGGTCACTCTTGCTGAGCTAGAGCAGTATCATACCTTGCAACAAAAGCAGGTATTGCAGTGGAATGAGCATAAGCAGGGACTGTTAGCCGAGCATCAACGCTGCCTTGGGCAACTGATTATTCAGCGAAAATCCATACCTTCAGCAGAGCTCGCCAGCGATGCATTAGCTCAAGGCATGTTGGATTACGTGGCGAAAAAAGGCTTAACGGTTTTACCTTGGAGCAAGGAGTCTATGGCATTACTCAATAGAGTGAACTGCGCTAAGCAATGGCTACCTGAAATGCCTTGGCCCGATTGGAGTGATAGCGTTTTGTTGGACACTATGTCAACTTGGTTATTACCCTACTTAGAGGGAATTCGCTCGGTAAAAGGGCTGCAGAGCCTCAATATGCTCAACATCCTTAATGCTGCTTTGGCTTGGCCGTTGAATCAGCACATAGATACCTTGTTACCTAAGGGTATAAAGGTGCCGTCAGGTTCAATGAAAATGCTGCATTACAGCGTAGGTCAGCCACCAAGGTTAGCGGTGAAATTACAAGAAATGTTTGGTGAACCGCAATCGCCAACGGTGGCAGAAGGAAGAGTGAAAATTACGCTTGAGTTGCTTTCACCGGCGCAGCGCCCTTTACAGGTGACTCAAGATTTGGCCGGTTTTTGGAGCGGCGCATACAAAGAAGTGCAAAAAGAGATGAAGGGACGGTACCCTAAACATCCTTGGCCTGATGATCCTGCATCCCATCAAGCCACGAGCAAAACCAAACGTCATTTAAAATAA
- the panC gene encoding pantoate--beta-alanine ligase gives MLTVNNTAELRQQVRAFKQAGKRIAFVPTMGNLHQGHLTLVRKAQQVADVVVVSIFVNPLQFGNPEDLQNYPRTLEQDLALLEEQGTALVFTPTPEIIYPQGLDKHTFVEVPVLSDMLEGASRPGHFRGVTTIVSKLFNLVQPDIACFGEKDFQQVAVIRQMVEDLAMDIEIIPVPIVREENGLAMSSRNNRLTEQERAIAPRLAQAMHKMADHLLAHPQDVTSTIELGEAAIVDAEMKPDELFICDARTLGEVNTDTKEAVILIAAFLGQVRLIDNVVVTLK, from the coding sequence ATGTTAACCGTCAATAATACTGCTGAGCTTCGTCAGCAAGTTCGTGCTTTTAAACAAGCGGGAAAACGCATAGCTTTTGTTCCAACCATGGGTAATCTACACCAAGGTCATCTCACATTGGTGCGCAAAGCGCAGCAAGTGGCAGATGTGGTTGTGGTCAGCATCTTTGTCAATCCATTACAATTTGGCAATCCAGAAGATCTGCAAAACTACCCAAGAACCCTAGAACAAGATCTGGCATTACTGGAAGAGCAAGGTACCGCTTTAGTGTTCACTCCGACTCCGGAGATCATTTACCCTCAAGGGCTAGACAAGCACACTTTTGTTGAAGTGCCGGTACTTTCCGACATGCTAGAAGGCGCATCACGTCCGGGGCATTTTCGTGGCGTAACCACCATAGTATCTAAACTATTCAATTTGGTTCAGCCTGACATTGCCTGTTTTGGTGAAAAAGATTTTCAGCAAGTGGCGGTAATTCGCCAAATGGTTGAAGACCTAGCCATGGACATCGAAATTATTCCAGTGCCTATCGTACGTGAAGAAAATGGTCTGGCGATGAGTTCTCGTAATAATCGCCTAACCGAGCAAGAGCGAGCTATTGCTCCGCGCCTTGCCCAAGCCATGCACAAAATGGCCGACCATTTACTTGCTCATCCGCAAGATGTTACATCAACAATCGAACTTGGTGAAGCAGCTATTGTGGACGCAGAAATGAAGCCAGATGAGCTGTTTATTTGCGATGCTCGAACTCTTGGCGAGGTCAATACTGACACTAAAGAAGCCGTCATTTTAATCGCCGCTTTCTTAGGTCAAGTGCGACTGATTGACAATGTGGTTGTGACGCTAAAATAA
- the panB gene encoding 3-methyl-2-oxobutanoate hydroxymethyltransferase, whose amino-acid sequence MKKVTINTLMKLKAEGRKFASSTAYDASFAQLFEQQEMPVLLVGDSLGMVLQGKPDTLPVTITDIAYHTRCVRAGSPNSLLMADMPFMSYATPEQACLEAAKLMQAGANMVKLEGGAWLAETVRMLTERAVPVCAHLGLTPQSVNIFGGFKVQGRDQQQADQMVKDALELQAVGAQIILLECVPSSLAERITQALDVPVIGIGTGNVTDGQILVMHDMLGISANYMPKFSKNFLAETGDIRSAVTQYITDVETGAFPSPDHTIA is encoded by the coding sequence ATGAAAAAAGTAACCATCAATACGTTAATGAAGCTTAAAGCAGAAGGCCGAAAATTTGCCTCTTCCACTGCTTATGACGCAAGCTTTGCTCAGCTATTTGAACAACAAGAGATGCCCGTTCTCTTAGTTGGTGACTCTTTAGGCATGGTCCTTCAGGGAAAACCGGATACTCTACCTGTAACAATTACAGACATTGCCTACCACACACGCTGTGTTCGTGCTGGTAGTCCAAATAGTTTATTGATGGCGGATATGCCATTCATGAGTTATGCCACACCAGAGCAAGCCTGTTTAGAAGCTGCAAAATTAATGCAAGCGGGGGCTAACATGGTAAAACTGGAAGGCGGCGCTTGGCTTGCTGAAACGGTTCGCATGCTAACAGAACGTGCTGTTCCTGTATGCGCCCACTTAGGGTTAACCCCGCAATCGGTCAATATTTTTGGTGGTTTCAAAGTTCAAGGTCGTGATCAACAACAAGCGGATCAAATGGTTAAAGATGCACTAGAGCTGCAAGCAGTCGGCGCACAAATCATTTTACTTGAGTGTGTACCATCTTCTCTTGCCGAACGAATTACACAAGCATTAGACGTGCCAGTTATCGGTATTGGTACTGGTAATGTCACCGATGGTCAAATTTTAGTAATGCATGATATGTTAGGTATTTCAGCCAACTACATGCCTAAATTCTCTAAAAACTTCCTAGCAGAAACGGGCGATATTCGTTCGGCTGTCACTCAATACATTACCGATGTAGAAACAGGTGCTTTCCCTAGTCCTGATCACACGATTGCCTAG
- the pcnB gene encoding polynucleotide adenylyltransferase PcnB — MTSDCDNHNSVGKVDLTIYPRDQHNISREHISDNALKVLYRLQNAGYDAYLVGGGVRDLLLEKSPKDFDIATNATPEQIKLLFRNCRLIGRRFRLAHIIFGRDIIEVATFRGHHQQAEKQTSVQSDEGMLLRDNVYGSINEDAERRDFTINAMYYNIADYSIHDYANGMRDLNEGMVRLIGDAEVRYREDPVRMLRAIRFASKLDMDISFETADPINYLAPLLQGIPSARLYEESLKLLQSGHGLDTYDLLREFGLFEHLFPPVAALFTEEEDSKAEQMIDLVLESTDQRIKEGKRINPAFMFAAMLWYPVEEYAKRLMAEQDMSHYDAMMTAGNHILDEQVRSTAIPRRHTATIREIWQLQSRLERRSGKRAFRLLELNKFRAGFDFLEMRGQAEQGETLKLAQWWHTFQHSGRNMRQAMVNDLGNSPKKSANGRRRRPAKKKPKKTNS; from the coding sequence ATGACATCTGATTGCGATAACCATAACTCCGTTGGCAAAGTAGACTTAACTATCTACCCAAGAGACCAACACAATATCTCACGAGAGCATATTAGTGATAATGCACTCAAGGTATTATATCGATTGCAAAATGCTGGATACGATGCGTATTTAGTAGGTGGCGGGGTTCGAGATCTTCTTCTTGAAAAATCACCTAAAGATTTCGATATCGCAACTAACGCAACGCCAGAACAAATTAAACTGTTGTTTCGCAACTGCCGTTTAATTGGACGACGTTTTAGATTAGCGCATATTATTTTTGGACGTGACATCATTGAGGTGGCGACATTTAGAGGCCACCACCAACAAGCAGAAAAGCAAACATCGGTGCAATCTGATGAGGGTATGCTACTGCGTGATAACGTATACGGCAGCATTAACGAAGATGCCGAACGTCGTGATTTCACCATTAATGCTATGTACTACAACATTGCAGATTACTCTATTCACGATTATGCCAACGGTATGCGTGATCTCAACGAAGGTATGGTACGACTGATTGGCGATGCCGAAGTTCGTTATCGCGAAGACCCAGTGCGTATGCTTCGTGCTATTCGCTTTGCCTCAAAACTGGACATGGATATCAGCTTTGAAACCGCCGATCCCATTAATTACCTCGCCCCCTTATTGCAAGGTATTCCATCCGCAAGATTATATGAAGAGTCTCTGAAACTGCTGCAATCTGGGCACGGTTTAGATACCTACGATTTACTGCGTGAATTTGGTTTATTTGAACACTTATTCCCACCGGTTGCTGCGCTATTTACTGAAGAAGAAGATTCTAAAGCCGAGCAGATGATTGATTTGGTTCTTGAATCTACCGATCAAAGAATTAAAGAAGGTAAGCGCATTAACCCTGCATTTATGTTTGCAGCTATGCTTTGGTACCCTGTAGAAGAGTACGCTAAGCGTTTAATGGCCGAGCAAGATATGAGTCATTATGATGCCATGATGACTGCAGGTAATCACATTCTTGACGAACAAGTTCGTAGCACGGCCATTCCACGCCGCCATACTGCAACTATCCGTGAAATTTGGCAATTGCAGTCTCGTTTAGAGCGACGCTCAGGAAAACGAGCTTTCCGTCTATTGGAATTAAATAAATTCCGTGCGGGCTTTGATTTCTTAGAAATGCGCGGCCAAGCGGAGCAAGGGGAAACTCTGAAATTGGCTCAATGGTGGCATACTTTCCAGCATTCAGGTCGCAACATGCGTCAAGCTATGGTGAATGACCTTGGTAACTCTCCTAAAAAATCAGCTAACGGTCGCCGTCGCCGCCCTGCGAAGAAGAAACCAAAGAAAACCAATTCATGA